The following coding sequences are from one Hydra vulgaris chromosome 04, alternate assembly HydraT2T_AEP window:
- the LOC100203250 gene encoding ATPase inhibitor A, mitochondrial isoform X2 → MAALRYSCKKLVLPLSSRLLSSGELGSGAGKGGGQGGSIRDAGGSFGKMEAAHEEQYFRKMEAELLAKIKREHQEQSLYHDEEIEFHKNAIKRHTEAIERHALLKTQHDASVRDHEGSEKNLINMERTKKK, encoded by the exons ATGGCTGCACTTCGATATTCTTGTAAGAAGTTAGTCCTTCCACTTTCAAGTAGGCTATTGTCAAGCGGAGAATTGGGCTCCGGTGCCGGAAAG gGTGGTGGCCAAGGAGGAAGTATcag AGATGCTGGTGGTTCTTTTGGTAAAATGGAGGCTGCACATGAAGAacagtattttagaaaaatg gaagCTGAACTGCTAGCAAAAATAAAGAGGGAACACCAGGAGCAATCTCTTTACCATGACGAGGAGATTGAATTTCATAAAAATGCTATCAAAAGGCATACTGAAGCCATTGAACGACACGCCTTACTTAAGACACAACACGACGCTTCAGTGCGTGATCATGAAggatcagaaaaaaatttaataaatatggaaagaaccaagaaaaaataa